From Eubacterium sp. 1001713B170207_170306_E7, the proteins below share one genomic window:
- a CDS encoding recombinase family protein has protein sequence MIYGYARVSTKGQAKDGNSLESQERQLKDNGAQVIYKDSFTGTKKERPELSKLLAEIKKGDTLIVTKLDRIARSMSQGSELVNSLISKGIKVNILNIGTMDNTPTSNLIRNIFFAFAEFERDMIVERTQEGKAIAKNNPDFKEGRPKKYSKQQLEHALSLLKNNSYSQVEKMTGISKSTLIRAKKSCYFSPF, from the coding sequence ATGATTTACGGATATGCCAGAGTAAGCACAAAAGGCCAGGCCAAAGACGGAAATAGTTTAGAGAGTCAGGAGCGCCAACTTAAGGATAATGGCGCTCAGGTCATTTATAAAGACAGCTTCACGGGAACTAAAAAAGAACGGCCAGAATTGAGTAAGTTATTAGCAGAAATAAAAAAAGGGGATACACTTATTGTTACCAAACTTGATAGAATAGCCCGGAGCATGAGCCAGGGTAGCGAATTAGTTAACAGCTTAATTAGCAAAGGAATAAAGGTTAATATTTTAAATATTGGTACGATGGACAATACCCCCACAAGCAACTTAATCAGAAATATTTTTTTTGCCTTCGCAGAATTTGAGAGGGATATGATTGTTGAAAGAACACAAGAGGGAAAGGCTATAGCAAAAAATAATCCTGATTTTAAAGAGGGACGGCCAAAGAAGTACAGCAAGCAGCAGCTTGAACACGCCTTATCTCTCTTAAAGAATAATTCGTATTCTCAGGTAGAGAAAATGACCGGAATAAGCAAGAGTACGCTAATCAGGGCGAAGAAATCTTGCTATTTTAGCCCTTTTTAA
- a CDS encoding DEAD/DEAH box helicase family protein has product MINIIDSHCGSGKSQSMIALINEALGEEKFIYVTPFLKECERIRKSCTGKNFREPNVKAGKGSKQRHWQELIINNNNIVCTHSLFSLITRETIDLLKERQYTLILDEVLDVVEKYDILDGEDLTNDEKRLYSDLDIKSFINAGQISIAENGMLEIPGDCTFFIRYRTFEDDIKKQCLYLNLKKENNSPVKVFPPIIFNGDLFKDIYILTYQFKYQKLFYYFQFFNIEYEQYYATKDTNGNFIVHPATDENGEGLNDDFMSQDREWRESIRHYIHVHQDSGKVKYNKLGNDYYALSANWYKENLDKKAL; this is encoded by the coding sequence ATGATTAATATAATAGACTCGCACTGCGGAAGCGGTAAAAGCCAAAGCATGATAGCACTAATAAACGAAGCGCTAGGGGAAGAAAAATTTATATATGTTACCCCATTTTTAAAAGAATGTGAGCGGATTAGAAAGAGCTGTACAGGGAAAAACTTTAGAGAACCAAACGTAAAAGCAGGCAAGGGTAGCAAACAAAGGCACTGGCAAGAACTAATCATAAATAATAACAATATTGTCTGCACACATTCGCTTTTTTCGCTGATTACACGAGAAACCATTGACTTATTAAAAGAGCGCCAATACACGTTAATTTTAGATGAAGTTCTGGACGTTGTCGAAAAATACGATATTTTGGACGGTGAAGACCTTACAAACGATGAAAAAAGACTCTATAGCGACCTTGATATTAAAAGTTTTATAAACGCCGGACAGATAAGCATTGCAGAAAATGGTATGCTAGAAATTCCGGGAGATTGTACATTTTTTATCAGATACAGAACTTTTGAAGATGATATAAAAAAACAGTGCCTTTATTTAAATTTAAAAAAAGAAAATAACAGTCCCGTTAAGGTATTTCCACCCATTATTTTTAATGGGGATTTATTTAAGGATATTTACATCCTTACCTATCAGTTTAAATACCAAAAGCTATTTTACTACTTCCAATTTTTTAATATTGAGTATGAGCAGTATTACGCCACCAAAGACACAAATGGTAATTTTATCGTTCATCCCGCCACCGATGAAAACGGAGAGGGCTTAAATGACGATTTCATGAGCCAGGATAGAGAATGGCGGGAATCTATTAGGCATTATATACACGTCCACCAGGACAGCGGCAAAGTAAAATATAACAAGTTAGGCAATGACTATTATGCTTTAAGCGCCAACTGGTATAAAGAGAATCTAGACAAAAAAGCTTTGTAG